Proteins encoded together in one Synechococcus sp. A15-62 window:
- a CDS encoding competence/damage-inducible protein A, whose protein sequence is MAEPGVEILCVGTELLLGDILNGNARWIAEQLAGLGLPHYRQTVVGDNKDRLISAVREASQRCRFLVTTGGLGPTPDDLTTEALAAAFDTPLEERPELWLEIQRKLAAGGRPVAPSNRSQAFLPCGAEVLPNPKGSAPGMIWSPRPDFTILTFPGVPSEMRAMWTETAAPWLQANAGTSGVLVSRQLRFSGIGESDLAERVADLLESTNPTVAPYASLGDVKLRLTACAPTADAAAELLVPVEAELRRRTGNHCYGVDADSLASVVIDLLKQRHQTMAVAESCTGGGLAAALTAVPGSSSVFQGGVVAYSNAVKQALLGVSPDLLTAHGAVSQPVVEAMARAARERLNCDWAIAVSGIAGPGGGSAEKPVGLVHLALAGPDGCEAWVQHFGERRGREAIQRMSVIRGLDRLRLRLLAQV, encoded by the coding sequence GTGGCTGAACCAGGGGTTGAAATCCTGTGCGTGGGCACAGAGCTGTTGTTGGGTGACATCCTCAACGGCAATGCCCGATGGATTGCCGAACAGTTGGCGGGCCTGGGGCTGCCGCATTACCGCCAAACCGTTGTCGGTGACAACAAAGATCGCTTGATCTCCGCTGTGCGTGAGGCGTCGCAGCGCTGCAGGTTCCTGGTGACGACTGGAGGTTTGGGACCGACCCCCGATGACCTCACCACAGAGGCCCTGGCCGCTGCTTTCGACACTCCTCTCGAGGAGCGGCCCGAACTCTGGCTGGAGATCCAGCGGAAGTTAGCGGCGGGTGGCCGGCCGGTTGCTCCCAGCAACCGCAGCCAGGCTTTTCTGCCCTGTGGAGCTGAGGTGCTTCCCAATCCAAAGGGGTCGGCACCGGGAATGATCTGGTCGCCCCGGCCTGATTTCACGATCCTCACCTTCCCTGGGGTGCCTTCTGAAATGCGGGCGATGTGGACGGAAACGGCCGCCCCCTGGCTTCAAGCCAATGCTGGGACGTCCGGTGTGCTTGTGAGCCGCCAGCTCCGCTTCAGTGGCATTGGCGAATCCGATCTGGCTGAGCGTGTTGCCGATTTGTTGGAGTCCACCAACCCAACGGTGGCTCCCTATGCCTCCCTTGGAGATGTGAAATTGCGGCTCACGGCCTGTGCACCCACTGCCGATGCCGCCGCTGAGCTGTTGGTGCCGGTGGAAGCTGAGCTGCGCCGTCGCACGGGAAACCACTGCTATGGCGTCGATGCGGACAGCCTGGCGTCAGTGGTGATCGACCTGCTCAAGCAACGGCATCAGACGATGGCGGTGGCGGAGTCCTGCACCGGTGGTGGGTTGGCGGCCGCCCTGACGGCTGTTCCAGGCTCCTCGTCGGTTTTCCAGGGTGGCGTCGTCGCTTACAGCAATGCGGTGAAACAGGCTTTGCTGGGGGTTTCGCCGGATCTGCTCACTGCCCATGGTGCTGTTTCCCAGCCTGTGGTCGAGGCGATGGCTCGGGCAGCACGGGAGCGCCTGAATTGCGACTGGGCGATCGCTGTAAGCGGTATCGCCGGCCCTGGCGGTGGCAGTGCTGAGAAGCCCGTGGGCTTGGTGCATCTGGCCTTGGCTGGTCCCGATGGCTGTGAGGCCTGGGTGCAGCATTTCGGTGAGCGGCGGGGTCGGGAAGCCATTCAGAGGATGAGCGTGATCCGTGGCTTGGACCGTCTGCGTCTTCGCTTGCTCGCTCAGGTTTAG